A genomic region of Tsukamurella pulmonis contains the following coding sequences:
- a CDS encoding CoA-acylating methylmalonate-semialdehyde dehydrogenase: MADVRTIPHFIDGRRVEGTGRTADVFDPSTGQVQATVPLASTAEVDDVVARAKKAQSQWAAFNPQRRARVFMKFIDLVNQNVDELASLLSSEHGKTVADAKGDIQRGIEVIEFSIGIPHLLKGEYTEGAGTGIDVYSMRQPLGVVAGITPFNFPAMIPLWKAGPALACGNAFILKPSERDPSVPVRLAELFIEAGLPEGVFQVVHGDKESVDALLNNPDVKAVGFVGSSDIAQYIYETCAKNGKRSQAFGGAKNHMVILPDADLDQAVDALIGAGYGSAGERCMAISVAVPVGEETANRLRERLVERVQQLRVGHSHDPKADYGPLITPAAVERTRSYIQQGVDAGADLVVDGRDRTSDELTFGDADLSGGNYLGPTLFDHVTKDMSIYTDEIFGPVLCIVRANTYEEALALPTEHEYGNGVAIFTRDGDAARDFVARVEVGMVGVNVPIPVPVAYHTFGGWKRSGFGDLNQHGPHSILFYTKTKTVTSRWPSGVKDGAEFSIPTMH; encoded by the coding sequence ATGGCTGACGTGCGCACCATCCCGCATTTCATCGACGGTCGCCGGGTGGAGGGCACCGGCCGCACCGCGGACGTCTTCGACCCGAGCACGGGTCAGGTGCAGGCCACCGTTCCGCTCGCCAGCACCGCGGAGGTCGACGACGTCGTCGCACGCGCCAAGAAGGCGCAGTCGCAGTGGGCCGCGTTCAACCCGCAGCGTCGCGCCCGCGTCTTCATGAAGTTCATCGACCTCGTCAACCAGAACGTCGACGAGCTCGCCTCGCTGCTCTCCAGCGAGCACGGCAAGACCGTGGCCGACGCCAAGGGTGACATCCAGCGCGGCATCGAGGTCATCGAGTTCTCGATCGGCATCCCGCACCTGCTCAAGGGCGAGTACACCGAGGGTGCCGGCACCGGCATCGACGTCTACTCGATGCGCCAGCCGCTCGGTGTCGTCGCCGGCATCACGCCCTTCAACTTCCCGGCCATGATCCCGCTGTGGAAGGCCGGCCCGGCCCTGGCCTGCGGCAACGCCTTCATCCTCAAGCCCTCCGAGCGCGACCCCTCCGTGCCGGTGCGCCTGGCCGAGCTGTTCATCGAGGCCGGCCTGCCCGAGGGTGTCTTCCAGGTCGTCCACGGCGACAAGGAGTCCGTCGACGCGCTGCTGAACAACCCGGACGTCAAGGCCGTCGGCTTCGTCGGCAGCTCGGACATCGCGCAATACATCTACGAGACCTGCGCGAAGAACGGCAAGCGCAGCCAGGCCTTCGGCGGCGCCAAGAACCACATGGTGATCCTCCCGGACGCCGACCTGGACCAGGCCGTGGACGCCCTCATCGGTGCCGGCTACGGCTCCGCCGGCGAGCGCTGCATGGCGATCTCGGTGGCCGTGCCCGTCGGCGAGGAGACCGCGAACCGCCTGCGCGAGCGCCTCGTCGAGCGCGTGCAGCAGCTGCGCGTGGGGCACAGCCACGACCCGAAGGCCGACTACGGCCCGCTCATCACCCCGGCCGCGGTGGAACGCACCCGCAGCTACATCCAGCAGGGCGTGGACGCCGGCGCGGACCTCGTGGTCGACGGTCGCGACCGCACCAGCGACGAGCTGACCTTCGGCGACGCCGACCTCTCCGGTGGTAACTACCTCGGCCCCACGCTGTTCGATCACGTCACCAAGGACATGTCGATCTACACGGACGAGATCTTCGGCCCGGTGCTGTGCATCGTCCGCGCGAACACTTACGAGGAGGCCCTCGCGCTGCCCACCGAGCACGAGTACGGCAACGGCGTGGCCATCTTCACCCGCGACGGCGACGCCGCCCGCGACTTCGTGGCGCGCGTCGAGGTCGGCATGGTCGGCGTCAACGTGCCGATCCCGGTTCCCGTGGCGTACCACACCTTCGGCGGCTGGAAGCGTTCCGGCTTCGGCGACCTGAACCAGCACGGCCCGCACTCGATCCTGTTCTACACCAAGACCAAGACGGTGACCTCGCGCTGGCCCTCGGGCGTCAAGGACGGCGCGGAGTTCTCCATCCCGACGATGCACTAG
- a CDS encoding ArsR/SmtB family transcription factor, translating into MLTYVLDVRDLSDVRFVLAPLNETALSLFHLNSEHDGAAHLHRWRENARAQSDRYDHRLISALIAPSGKAIPDFLTPVPEPGVSRPSLTEGLTAIAETDPALIHTQLDELREGADPSPALARLLDDPERAGPRIAGALERYHRVTIAPIWPAVNRILEADVTFRGRELALGGPTQLFASLNPNLSWDRDGRLRLDLAYARDAGEYATAGRGLVLIPSVFLTRLVSAHSPETAAPHVGYPARGSATLTESVREVPPGALRRLIGGAKADVLHALDEPVAVSEVARRLEISPSAVSQSLRVLYENGLIDRARSGREVLYRRTTEGDRLVRGHRP; encoded by the coding sequence ATGCTGACCTACGTGCTCGACGTCCGCGACCTGTCGGACGTGCGCTTCGTGCTCGCCCCGCTGAACGAGACGGCGCTGAGCCTGTTCCACCTGAACTCCGAGCATGACGGCGCCGCGCATCTGCATCGCTGGCGCGAGAACGCGCGTGCGCAGAGCGATCGCTACGACCACCGGTTGATCAGCGCATTGATCGCACCGTCGGGCAAGGCGATCCCGGACTTCCTGACCCCGGTGCCCGAGCCCGGGGTATCGCGCCCGTCGCTCACGGAGGGTTTGACGGCGATCGCGGAGACCGATCCGGCACTCATCCACACCCAACTCGACGAGCTGCGCGAGGGCGCCGATCCGTCGCCGGCACTGGCCCGATTGCTCGACGATCCCGAGCGGGCGGGCCCGCGCATCGCCGGCGCGCTGGAGCGCTACCACCGGGTGACGATCGCCCCGATCTGGCCCGCGGTCAATCGGATCCTGGAGGCGGACGTCACCTTCCGCGGGCGCGAGCTCGCGCTCGGCGGCCCGACGCAGCTGTTCGCCTCGCTCAACCCCAACCTGAGCTGGGATCGCGACGGGCGGTTGCGCCTGGACCTGGCCTACGCACGCGATGCGGGCGAGTACGCCACGGCGGGACGCGGACTGGTGCTCATTCCCAGCGTCTTCCTCACCCGGCTGGTGAGCGCCCACTCGCCGGAAACGGCGGCGCCGCACGTGGGCTATCCGGCCCGGGGCAGCGCGACCCTCACGGAATCGGTGCGCGAGGTGCCGCCCGGGGCGCTGCGGCGCTTGATCGGCGGGGCGAAGGCCGACGTGCTGCACGCGCTCGACGAGCCCGTGGCCGTGAGCGAAGTGGCGCGCCGGCTGGAGATCTCCCCCTCGGCGGTGTCCCAGAGCCTGCGGGTGCTCTACGAGAACGGCCTGATCGACCGAGCCCGGAGCGGGCGCGAGGTGCTCTACCGGCGCACGACCGAGGGTGATCGACTGGTGCGCGGCCACCGCCCGTGA
- a CDS encoding acyl-CoA dehydrogenase family protein yields the protein MPYPNLTGDDLAIVEMARDFSRKRLAPYALEWDATKHFPVEEMKEAGSLGMAAIYTREDVGGSGLRRLDGVRIFEELAKGDPVTAAFISIHNMCTWMVDTYGSEEQRQEWIPKLAPMDVMASYCLTEPGAGSDAASLTTKAERDGEDFVLNGTKQFISGGGASDLYVVMARSEGEGARGISTFLVDKGTPGLSFGPPEVKMGWHSQPTTQVIFENVRIPASRMLGGTDGAGKGFGIAMNGLNGGRLNIAACSLGGAQAAYDKALQYMTERETFGRKLIDEPTIRFALADMATSLEASRLILWRAATALDENDPDKVELCAMAKKFVTETCYQVADQALQLHGGYGYLHETGVEKIVRDLRVNRILEGTNEIMRMVIGRAEAARVQGK from the coding sequence GTGCCCTACCCCAATCTGACGGGCGACGACCTCGCCATCGTCGAGATGGCGCGCGATTTCTCCCGCAAGCGGCTCGCGCCCTACGCGCTCGAATGGGACGCCACCAAGCACTTCCCGGTGGAGGAGATGAAGGAGGCGGGCAGCCTCGGCATGGCCGCCATCTACACCCGCGAGGACGTGGGCGGGTCCGGCCTGCGCCGGCTCGACGGCGTGCGCATCTTCGAGGAGCTCGCCAAGGGCGACCCGGTGACCGCGGCGTTCATCTCGATCCACAACATGTGCACGTGGATGGTCGACACCTACGGCTCCGAGGAGCAGCGGCAGGAGTGGATCCCCAAGCTGGCGCCGATGGACGTGATGGCCAGCTACTGCCTCACCGAGCCGGGGGCCGGCTCGGACGCGGCCTCCCTGACCACCAAGGCCGAGCGCGACGGAGAGGACTTCGTGCTCAACGGCACCAAGCAGTTCATCTCCGGCGGCGGCGCCTCCGACCTGTACGTCGTCATGGCGCGCAGCGAGGGCGAGGGCGCCCGCGGCATCTCGACCTTTCTGGTGGACAAGGGAACACCGGGGCTGTCCTTCGGTCCGCCCGAGGTCAAGATGGGCTGGCACAGCCAGCCCACCACCCAGGTGATCTTCGAGAACGTGCGGATCCCGGCCTCGCGCATGCTCGGCGGGACCGACGGTGCCGGTAAGGGCTTCGGCATCGCCATGAACGGGCTCAACGGCGGCCGGCTCAACATCGCCGCCTGCTCCCTGGGTGGAGCGCAGGCCGCGTACGACAAGGCGCTGCAGTACATGACCGAGCGGGAGACCTTCGGTCGCAAGCTGATCGACGAGCCGACCATCCGGTTCGCGCTCGCCGACATGGCCACCTCGCTCGAGGCCTCGCGCCTGATCCTGTGGCGCGCGGCGACCGCGCTCGACGAGAACGACCCCGACAAGGTCGAGCTGTGCGCGATGGCCAAGAAGTTCGTCACCGAGACCTGCTACCAGGTCGCGGACCAGGCGCTGCAACTGCACGGCGGGTACGGCTACCTGCACGAGACCGGTGTCGAGAAGATCGTCCGCGACCTGCGGGTGAATCGGATCCTCGAGGGCACCAACGAGATCATGCGGATGGTGATCGGCCGCGCCGAGGCCGCCCGCGTCCAGGGCAAGTAG
- a CDS encoding ABC transporter ATP-binding protein has protein sequence MTSPPPPALLLEDLHVAFGGKPAVAGVSLWVPQGSMFGLVGPNGAGKTTSLSMAVGLLRPGHGRSLVFGVDVWQDPITAKQLIGVLPDGLSLPDQFTGGELLTYLGRLRGMDEATIAARRDELLAVLGLTDAHRTVIADYSAGMTKKIGLASALLHSPRLLVLDEPFESVDPVSSTTIRSILIEYVRGGGTVILSSHVMATVAQLCTHVAVINAGRVAAAGTVDQVRAGGTLDDAFVRLVGGPAHTGGLSWLQS, from the coding sequence ATGACCTCACCCCCGCCGCCGGCTCTGCTGCTCGAAGACCTGCACGTCGCCTTCGGCGGCAAGCCGGCGGTCGCGGGGGTGTCGCTGTGGGTGCCCCAGGGCTCGATGTTCGGCCTGGTGGGGCCCAACGGCGCCGGCAAGACCACCTCCCTGTCGATGGCGGTGGGCCTGCTGCGCCCCGGCCACGGCCGGAGCCTCGTCTTCGGTGTGGACGTCTGGCAGGACCCGATCACCGCGAAGCAGCTCATCGGCGTGCTGCCCGACGGACTCTCGTTACCCGACCAGTTCACGGGCGGCGAGTTGCTGACCTACCTGGGGCGGCTGCGCGGGATGGACGAGGCGACGATCGCAGCCCGGCGCGACGAGCTGCTCGCGGTCCTGGGGCTCACCGATGCGCACCGCACCGTGATCGCCGACTACTCGGCCGGCATGACGAAGAAGATCGGCCTGGCCTCGGCACTGCTGCACAGCCCGCGACTGCTCGTCCTGGACGAGCCCTTCGAATCGGTCGACCCGGTCTCGAGCACCACGATCCGGTCGATCCTCATCGAGTACGTGCGGGGAGGCGGCACCGTCATCCTCTCCAGCCACGTGATGGCGACGGTGGCGCAGCTGTGCACGCATGTGGCGGTGATCAACGCCGGACGGGTCGCGGCGGCGGGCACCGTCGACCAGGTCCGGGCGGGCGGAACCCTGGACGACGCCTTCGTCCGGCTGGTCGGCGGCCCGGCGCACACGGGCGGGTTGTCGTGGCTGCAGTCGTGA
- a CDS encoding FAD-dependent oxidoreductase, whose amino-acid sequence MPDDTDSPLRILIAGAGIAGLAAALRLRRDGHHVLLIERAPARRTGGYLVNLLGPGFDAAEALGLVPALRDRDQGIFSSVLVRADGSTKLTMPAALAEQSLGSRALTLFRGDLEAVLHDALDDGAPIRFGTTVTGIDGPPDGPLRITLSDGTEHKVDLLVGADGLHSGVRDLAFGPPGGYIRDLDHVVAAFPLDPPPAALPEQTAATFIDVGRTAAVFRPRRGVPSAFFTYRTTSASADVAGGTATALAAHFGDLSGSVHEAVRRSAGVDGAYFDTVSQVVMGAWSAGRVVLLGDAAWCVSVFAGHGAGLALAGADRLGRAIADRPGDVAAALRSWEEDLRPEVAARQRHARAGMARFAPPSRLHLGAQNLMIRMLTAPVVGPSLLRAVSRTPR is encoded by the coding sequence GTGCCGGACGACACCGACAGCCCACTGCGCATCCTGATCGCCGGCGCGGGGATCGCGGGCCTCGCGGCGGCACTGCGCCTGCGCCGCGACGGGCACCACGTCCTCCTCATCGAGCGCGCCCCGGCGCGTCGGACCGGCGGCTACCTGGTCAACCTCCTCGGGCCGGGGTTCGACGCCGCCGAAGCACTGGGCCTGGTCCCAGCACTCCGGGATCGGGACCAAGGGATCTTCTCCTCGGTGCTCGTCCGCGCCGACGGCAGCACGAAGCTCACCATGCCGGCGGCCCTCGCCGAACAGTCACTCGGATCGCGCGCACTCACCCTCTTCCGGGGCGATCTCGAGGCGGTCCTGCACGACGCCCTCGACGACGGTGCACCGATCCGGTTCGGCACCACCGTCACCGGGATCGACGGGCCGCCCGACGGGCCGCTGCGCATCACCCTCAGCGACGGCACCGAGCACAAGGTGGACCTGCTCGTCGGAGCCGACGGGCTGCACTCGGGGGTCCGCGATCTGGCCTTCGGCCCGCCGGGCGGGTACATCCGCGATCTGGACCACGTCGTGGCCGCGTTCCCGCTCGATCCGCCGCCCGCGGCGCTGCCGGAGCAGACCGCGGCCACCTTCATCGACGTGGGCCGCACGGCGGCCGTGTTCCGCCCCCGCCGGGGCGTCCCGTCGGCGTTCTTCACCTACCGAACGACATCCGCGTCGGCCGACGTGGCGGGCGGGACCGCGACCGCACTGGCCGCGCACTTCGGGGACCTGTCGGGATCGGTGCACGAGGCGGTGCGACGGTCCGCCGGCGTCGACGGCGCGTACTTCGACACCGTGAGCCAGGTGGTCATGGGCGCGTGGAGCGCGGGCCGCGTGGTCCTGCTCGGCGACGCCGCCTGGTGCGTCTCGGTGTTCGCGGGGCACGGCGCGGGCCTCGCACTCGCCGGTGCCGACCGATTGGGTCGCGCGATCGCGGACCGCCCGGGCGACGTCGCGGCGGCGCTGCGCTCGTGGGAGGAGGACCTGCGGCCGGAAGTCGCTGCGCGCCAGCGCCACGCGCGCGCGGGGATGGCGCGGTTCGCGCCGCCGAGTCGGCTGCACCTCGGCGCGCAGAACCTCATGATCCGGATGCTGACCGCGCCGGTCGTCGGCCCCTCCCTCCTGCGCGCCGTCAGCCGCACGCCTCGGTGA
- a CDS encoding AMP-binding protein, whose amino-acid sequence MTSAQGYRDFLAARDLLVELAEDYDAARERFAWPQLDEWNFALDWFDRVAEGNDAPALWIVEEDGSESKFSYAEMSARSNRVANWLRERGVAPGDRILLMLSNQVELWDVMLAAIKLGAVVIPATTLLAEGDIADRITRGGAKHVIVRSELAERVPADAQVSRIVIGSPVPGWETFASAYTAPDTFTPTHTTRADDTLLLYFTSGTTSAPKLVEHTHASYPVGHLSTMYWIGLRPGDVHLNVSSPGWAKHAWSNVFTPWIAQACVFIYNYNRFDAAALMKQMERAGVTSFCAPPTVWRMLIQADLAALKTPPRVVVGAGEPLNPEVITRVRNAWGVTIRDGFGQTETTVQVANTPGQPLKDGSMGRPCPGYDVVLVDPATGEQGVDEGEICLRLDPRPLGLMVGYHGDAEKTAKVMEGGVYHTGDVASKDADGYLTYVGRTDDVFKSSDYKISPFELESVLLEHDAVAEAAVVPAPDELRLAVPKAYIVLAEGFSPDEVTAKSIFDYSREHLAPYKRVRRIAFAELPKTISGKIRRVELRKAEEQGLTSAEFRES is encoded by the coding sequence GTGACCAGTGCACAGGGGTATCGGGACTTCCTGGCCGCCCGCGACCTGCTCGTGGAGCTCGCGGAGGACTACGACGCGGCGCGCGAGCGGTTCGCCTGGCCGCAGCTCGACGAGTGGAACTTCGCCCTCGACTGGTTCGATCGCGTGGCCGAGGGCAACGACGCCCCCGCCCTCTGGATCGTGGAGGAGGACGGCTCCGAGTCGAAGTTCAGCTACGCCGAGATGAGCGCCCGCAGCAACCGCGTCGCCAACTGGCTGCGCGAGCGCGGCGTCGCCCCCGGCGACCGGATCCTGCTGATGCTCTCGAACCAGGTCGAGCTCTGGGACGTGATGCTCGCGGCGATCAAGCTCGGCGCGGTCGTCATCCCCGCCACCACCCTGCTCGCCGAGGGCGACATCGCCGATCGGATCACCCGCGGCGGCGCCAAGCACGTGATCGTGCGCAGCGAGCTCGCCGAGCGGGTTCCCGCCGACGCGCAGGTCAGCCGCATCGTCATCGGCTCGCCCGTGCCGGGCTGGGAGACCTTCGCCTCCGCCTACACCGCGCCCGACACGTTCACCCCGACGCACACCACCCGAGCCGACGACACCCTGCTGCTGTACTTCACCTCCGGCACCACCAGCGCGCCGAAGTTGGTCGAACACACCCATGCGAGCTACCCGGTGGGCCACCTGTCGACGATGTACTGGATCGGGCTGCGCCCCGGCGACGTGCACCTGAACGTGAGCTCGCCCGGCTGGGCCAAGCACGCGTGGAGCAACGTCTTCACGCCGTGGATCGCGCAGGCCTGTGTGTTCATCTACAACTACAACCGGTTCGACGCGGCCGCGCTGATGAAGCAGATGGAGCGGGCCGGCGTCACCAGCTTCTGCGCGCCGCCCACGGTGTGGCGCATGCTGATCCAGGCCGACCTCGCGGCGCTGAAGACCCCGCCGCGCGTCGTCGTGGGCGCCGGCGAGCCCCTCAACCCCGAGGTGATCACCCGCGTCCGGAACGCCTGGGGCGTGACGATCCGGGACGGCTTCGGCCAGACGGAGACCACGGTGCAGGTGGCGAACACGCCGGGTCAGCCGCTCAAGGACGGGTCGATGGGCCGCCCGTGCCCCGGCTACGACGTGGTGCTCGTCGACCCGGCCACCGGCGAGCAGGGCGTGGACGAGGGCGAGATCTGCCTGCGCCTGGACCCGCGGCCGCTCGGCCTCATGGTCGGCTACCACGGCGACGCCGAGAAGACCGCGAAGGTGATGGAGGGCGGGGTCTACCACACCGGCGACGTCGCCTCGAAGGACGCGGACGGCTATCTGACCTACGTCGGCCGCACCGACGATGTCTTCAAGTCCAGCGACTACAAGATCAGCCCGTTCGAGCTGGAGTCCGTTCTGCTGGAGCATGATGCAGTGGCGGAGGCCGCTGTCGTCCCCGCGCCCGACGAGCTGCGACTGGCGGTGCCGAAGGCGTACATCGTTCTCGCGGAGGGCTTCTCGCCGGACGAGGTTACGGCGAAGTCGATCTTCGACTACAGCCGCGAGCACCTCGCGCCGTACAAGCGGGTGCGCCGCATCGCCTTCGCCGAACTCCCCAAGACCATCAGCGGCAAGATCCGCCGCGTGGAGCTGCGCAAGGCGGAGGAGCAGGGGCTGACCTCCGCGGAGTTCCGCGAGTCCTGA
- a CDS encoding ABC transporter permease: MAAVVTAPEADLHRVVASMQWTLYKRRSTGGRLAVTIVLGILGTLAALGLVLGAVAAGLERSSSAAAYIAATLVGIGVLWAYLPALSGFSDNTLQPRQFTLLPLQPGPLARALFLASLIGVPVPLTALAFLSVIGYAAARAPLTLVLAAPAALLTVVLVVALSRVISLTLSQAVRTRRGREAALLLFVAGFCVLYAGQFLLNKLLATAGDDGPRIALAIPFAWGIAAVERAVDGQWGIALGAVAGLAALDAALLAAWQSLVRRLFAGAVPVPTSSRSGRERRGRLRGGWRAGPRGAVVARELSLWGGDVRRRYQLMAPIAFGIMSGVLPLFVDDFPFDARWGAWMVLLMAVMSGLNLYGLDGRSFWHIAMIPRAAGADVRGRQLAWALVIAPIAVLPVIIVRAFGDDPLDRLAVPAAVTVCAIGVGAGLVVLASAAAPYPVPEARKMMSVATRNSSSGAAIGWAFASAGILVVTVGPCALLGALLPGAASWIAVPVAAAVGGAGWWLLGRSAVQRLQRSPDQIHYAVTRA; encoded by the coding sequence GTGGCTGCAGTCGTGACCGCGCCGGAGGCGGACCTCCACCGCGTCGTCGCCTCCATGCAGTGGACGCTCTACAAGCGCCGGTCGACGGGCGGGCGCCTCGCGGTCACCATCGTCCTCGGGATCCTCGGCACCCTCGCGGCGCTCGGCCTCGTCCTCGGCGCCGTGGCCGCGGGACTCGAGCGCAGTTCCTCCGCCGCCGCGTACATCGCGGCCACCCTGGTGGGGATCGGCGTCCTCTGGGCGTACCTGCCGGCGCTCTCCGGTTTCTCCGACAACACCCTGCAGCCGCGCCAGTTCACGCTGCTGCCGCTGCAGCCGGGTCCGCTCGCGCGGGCTCTGTTCCTCGCCTCGCTGATCGGCGTCCCCGTGCCGCTGACGGCGCTCGCCTTCCTCTCGGTGATCGGCTACGCGGCGGCCCGGGCGCCGCTCACCCTGGTCCTCGCGGCGCCCGCCGCGCTGCTCACTGTCGTCCTCGTCGTCGCGCTGTCGCGGGTGATCTCGCTGACCCTGTCGCAGGCGGTCCGCACCCGGCGGGGCCGGGAAGCCGCGCTGCTGCTCTTCGTCGCGGGCTTCTGCGTGCTGTACGCCGGCCAGTTCCTGCTCAACAAGCTGCTCGCGACGGCCGGCGACGACGGTCCGCGCATCGCACTCGCCATCCCCTTCGCGTGGGGCATCGCCGCCGTCGAGCGCGCAGTCGACGGCCAATGGGGCATCGCCCTCGGCGCCGTCGCCGGGCTGGCCGCCCTCGATGCGGCGCTCCTCGCCGCCTGGCAGAGCCTGGTGCGACGGCTGTTCGCCGGCGCGGTGCCGGTGCCGACGTCCTCGCGCAGCGGTCGCGAGCGGCGCGGCCGCCTCCGCGGCGGATGGCGCGCCGGCCCGCGGGGCGCGGTGGTCGCGCGCGAGCTCTCGCTGTGGGGCGGCGACGTCCGCCGCCGGTATCAGCTCATGGCGCCCATCGCCTTCGGCATCATGAGCGGCGTGCTCCCGCTGTTCGTCGACGACTTCCCGTTCGACGCCCGGTGGGGCGCGTGGATGGTGCTGCTGATGGCGGTCATGTCGGGCCTGAACCTCTACGGACTGGACGGCCGCTCCTTCTGGCACATCGCGATGATCCCGCGCGCCGCGGGCGCCGACGTGCGCGGGCGACAGCTGGCGTGGGCGCTGGTGATCGCCCCGATCGCGGTCCTGCCGGTGATCATCGTCCGCGCCTTCGGCGATGATCCCCTCGATCGCCTCGCGGTCCCGGCGGCCGTCACCGTCTGCGCGATCGGAGTCGGCGCGGGCCTGGTCGTCCTCGCCTCGGCCGCGGCGCCGTACCCCGTCCCCGAGGCGCGCAAGATGATGTCCGTCGCCACCCGGAACTCGTCGAGCGGCGCAGCGATCGGCTGGGCCTTCGCCTCCGCCGGCATCCTGGTGGTCACGGTGGGCCCGTGCGCGCTGCTCGGGGCGCTGCTGCCCGGCGCCGCCTCGTGGATCGCCGTGCCCGTGGCGGCGGCCGTCGGCGGGGCGGGGTGGTGGCTGCTCGGCCGCTCCGCGGTCCAGCGGTTGCAGCGCAGCCCCGATCAGATCCACTACGCCGTGACGCGCGCCTGA
- a CDS encoding carboxymuconolactone decarboxylase family protein, with product MSEIAYKNTRFDPEGHPFNEAAKPLAEAVGYTAELSVEPKLAELLRLRVSQVNGCAFCNILHGQSARDNQIPQAKIDGLTSYANSDLFTEAEKTALRYCDALTVPNTDDFDRFHQAMTEHFTIEQIKDVAAAVINMHLWTRWKLAQGQTPYYTDAPS from the coding sequence GTGTCCGAGATCGCGTACAAGAACACCCGCTTCGATCCCGAAGGGCACCCGTTCAACGAAGCCGCCAAGCCCCTCGCCGAGGCGGTCGGCTACACCGCCGAACTGTCCGTCGAACCGAAGCTCGCCGAACTCCTACGGCTGCGGGTCTCCCAGGTGAACGGCTGCGCGTTCTGCAACATCCTGCACGGGCAATCGGCGCGCGACAACCAGATCCCGCAGGCCAAGATCGACGGCCTCACCTCGTACGCGAACTCCGACCTGTTCACGGAGGCGGAGAAGACCGCGCTGCGGTACTGCGATGCGCTCACCGTGCCGAACACCGATGATTTCGACCGCTTCCACCAGGCGATGACCGAGCACTTCACGATCGAGCAGATCAAGGACGTCGCGGCGGCCGTGATCAACATGCACCTGTGGACCCGATGGAAGCTCGCGCAGGGCCAAACGCCCTACTACACCGACGCGCCCTCCTGA
- a CDS encoding TetR/AcrR family transcriptional regulator encodes MPRGVAIDGARQRLFAAAEAVVLRSGVDGLSGRAVTAQAGVATGLLHAHFGDFDAFLAAYAVDRSFLLAADAAETGNDAWALPDVLCAQLDALTQPAATAFARLLAARPALRDRAAEVLGDGAAGFDGVTAAVAATLESAVDGGRLSPAVDPAALAYAIVGAALRAWCAGDPDACWHAAVRASVIASVRAD; translated from the coding sequence ATGCCCAGAGGAGTCGCGATCGACGGAGCGCGCCAGCGCCTCTTCGCGGCCGCCGAGGCCGTCGTGCTGCGCAGCGGCGTCGACGGGCTGTCGGGACGCGCGGTCACCGCGCAGGCGGGCGTGGCCACCGGCCTGCTGCACGCGCACTTCGGCGATTTCGACGCGTTCCTGGCGGCCTACGCGGTGGACCGGAGCTTCCTGCTGGCCGCGGACGCGGCGGAGACCGGCAACGACGCGTGGGCGCTCCCCGACGTGCTCTGCGCTCAGCTCGACGCTCTGACACAGCCCGCGGCCACCGCCTTCGCCCGGCTGCTGGCGGCACGCCCCGCACTGCGGGACCGGGCCGCCGAGGTGCTCGGCGACGGGGCCGCCGGCTTCGACGGCGTCACCGCAGCGGTGGCGGCCACCCTGGAGTCCGCCGTGGACGGCGGCCGGCTGTCACCCGCGGTCGATCCCGCGGCGCTGGCCTACGCGATCGTCGGTGCGGCGCTGCGCGCCTGGTGCGCGGGCGATCCGGACGCGTGCTGGCACGCGGCCGTGCGCGCGAGCGTCATCGCGTCCGTTCGCGCCGACTGA